Below is a window of Nitrospirota bacterium DNA.
TCGGATTGTCTATTGCCGGTAGGATATCCAGCGGGAAGGCCGACCTCCTGCATATCTGAGTGTACCTATGAGCCCACGGAAATCCCCTCAAAACCCGCCGACCAGCGTCAAATCTGGGAAGCGAGTCACGGCAGCGAGTCCATCGAGGCCTGGTATCCCCATCCAGGTTCAAAAAGGAGAAGAAGCGCAACAAGAGCTCTTGCACCGCCTCAGGGAACGAGTGAAGGAGCTGACGGCCCTGCACGGAATTGTGCGGGTGCTTCAAGGCAGCACGAAGCCGCTGAATGAGATCTTCCGAGAAATTGTGACCCTCATTCCATTGGCCTGGCAATATCCTGAGGTCGCGGCGGCGCGTATCCGGTTTGAAGGACTGATTGTGGCGACACCCTCTTTTCGGGAAACGGCGTGGATGCAGCGGGCTCCGCTCGTGACCGCGAAGGGCATGAGCGGCTCCATCGAAGTTGTGTATCTGGAGGAGAGGCCGAAAGAGCGTGAGGGGCCATTTCTTCTCGAAGAACGACTGCTCATTGATTCGCTGACCGACAGCGTCTCGTCCTTTCTCACGCGGCGGGAGGCCGAGGAGTCTTTGCGGGCGGCCCACGCGCAACTACAGACTCTATCCCGCCAGCTCATGCAGGTACAGGAACGGGAGCGCAGGCAACTCGCGCATGATCTCCACGACGAAATCGGGCAGGCCGTGACCGCGATCAAGATGAATCTCCAGACCATGCAGCGGGTTGCCGATACGTCTGCTGTTCAGGAGAGCTTAAGCGACAGTCTGGGGATGTTGGACAAGATTCTTCAGCGAGTCAGGGATCTGTCTTTGGATTTACGCCCCTCGCTGCTGGACGATCTCGGGTTAGTGCCGGCGGTCCGCTGGTATGTCGAGCGTCAAGCGCAGCGGGCAGGTCTGGTTGCCGAGGTTGAGGCTGAGCACGTGCCGCAGGATCTGGAACCGGACCTGGCTGTGGCCTGTTTTCGGATCGTTCAGGAGTCGATCACCAATATCCTGCGTCATGCGACGGC
It encodes the following:
- a CDS encoding sensor histidine kinase; the protein is MSPRKSPQNPPTSVKSGKRVTAASPSRPGIPIQVQKGEEAQQELLHRLRERVKELTALHGIVRVLQGSTKPLNEIFREIVTLIPLAWQYPEVAAARIRFEGLIVATPSFRETAWMQRAPLVTAKGMSGSIEVVYLEERPKEREGPFLLEERLLIDSLTDSVSSFLTRREAEESLRAAHAQLQTLSRQLMQVQERERRQLAHDLHDEIGQAVTAIKMNLQTMQRVADTSAVQESLSDSLGMLDKILQRVRDLSLDLRPSLLDDLGLVPAVRWYVERQAQRAGLVAEVEAEHVPQDLEPDLAVACFRIVQESITNILRHATATTIHVDLRRTDQWLDLCIKDDGVGFSRREPSAQAANRPSLGLLGMQERAQALGGTITIQSLPGRGTEVRVRIPLRSSGATEDE